TCTTTTTTATTGGGGCAACGGTTTTCACTGTGATCATGACACTACGAAGTAATCGCGAAATAAAAGAAAATTATAGTAAAAATTTTACGTACGATTTTGATGATATGTTAAAAAACGGCACGAATTGGATGATTTTTATACGGCGCGATTTGGTCCAAGTGACAAGCGTGTAAATACAAAAACGTATTCTGTGCCGGAAGAAAAAAATATTTCAAAAGCAGAGTTACAAGCTGTCTTTAAAAAGGAGAACAGTAAGTGAACATTATTCAGACTGGTCATGAATTTTTAGATATTGTTTTGAACGTTATTTTGTTTGTTTTATTTACTTATCCTATTTTAGGGGCTTTTATGTGGTTTATTGGGGTTATCTGCTATCGCTTTTTATTTAAATATCAAATTAAAAAGTTTAAAGAAATTAAAAAAGAAGAGCAGCCCTTTATTATGATCATGGTACCTGCACATAATGAAGAGGCAGTAATTGAAAAAACACTGGCTTATTTATTGCATCAATTATCTTATGAAAACTATGAAGTGTTAGTAGTAAATGATGGTTCCACCGATGATACCCCACAAATTCTGGCCGAGTTGGCTCGTAAAGAAGCGCGCTTGCGGGTTATCACAATTGAAAAAAACAAAGGAAAAGCGCATGCTTTTAATGTTGGCTTTGCTTTTGCACAAGGTGAATATATTTTAAGTAATGATGCAGATACAATCCCAGAACCAGATGCTTTAACTAAGTATATGAATTATTTTATGGAGTCCGGTGAAACCAATATCGGGGCAGTAACTGGGAATATGGATGTTTTAAATCGCTCAAAAATTATTGAAAAGGCCCAGACGGTTGAGTTTTCTAGTATTGTCGGTGTCATTAAGCGGAGCCAGCAAGGAACGCTAAATACCATGTATGCTTTTAGTGGAGCCAATACCATGTATCGTAAAACGGCGCTACTTGATGCGGGTTTGTTTCGCCAAGATCGCGCCACTGAAGATATAAGCATTGCTTGGGATGAACAGCTCTTAGGATGGTTACCGGTTTTTGCTCCGGATATTATGTTTTACATGATGGTCCCAGATACTTTAAAAATGCTTTATCGGCAACGCAAACGTTGGGCTAAAGGCGGCACGGAAGTTTGGTTG
The DNA window shown above is from Enterococcus montenegrensis and carries:
- a CDS encoding glycosyltransferase family 2 protein — translated: MNIIQTGHEFLDIVLNVILFVLFTYPILGAFMWFIGVICYRFLFKYQIKKFKEIKKEEQPFIMIMVPAHNEEAVIEKTLAYLLHQLSYENYEVLVVNDGSTDDTPQILAELARKEARLRVITIEKNKGKAHAFNVGFAFAQGEYILSNDADTIPEPDALTKYMNYFMESGETNIGAVTGNMDVLNRSKIIEKAQTVEFSSIVGVIKRSQQGTLNTMYAFSGANTMYRKTALLDAGLFRQDRATEDISIAWDEQLLGWLPVFAPDIMFYMMVPDTLKMLYRQRKRWAKGGTEVWLTNFPKVALHPIKHFNQLVMFIDQTLSILWSLFFWFSSFIFIVTLIYFLVTQNYERIFHMFAMAFIFVNFQMIAGFLQLGSALILDDRGHKLRYFVFAPFYMLLYWMMNALTILTTLIPAFKTILGYGSGTWVSPERKKS